The DNA window GTTCCTGGAGTTCGTGCACCCGGCGGACCAGGAGGAGATGCGCATGGCGTGGGAGCTGGCCGTGCGCTCCAGCCAGCGCGTGGAGCGCGAGTTCCGCCTGCGCCGGTTCGACGGGGTGTATCGCTGGCACCTGGCGCGCGCGGTGCCGGAGCGCGACGAGACGGGCCACGTGGTGGGCTGGATTGCCATCGCCACCGACATCGACGACAAGCGCCGCGCGGAAGAAGCGCTGGGGCGCTTCAAGATGACGCTGGACGCGACGCTCGACTGCGTCCTGATGTTCTCCCCGGACTCGCTCACGCTGACGTACGCCAACGCGGGCGCGGCGAAGCAATTGGCCAGCAGCACGGATGAGCTGGTGGGGCTGTCGGTGCTGGAGGTGGAGAGCGCCTTCGACGAGGCGGGCTTCCGCAAGCTGCTCGCGCCGCTGGTGAGCGGCACGCTGCCCAGCCAGACGTACTCGACGACGCACCGGCGCAGGGATGGCACCGAGGTGCCCGTGGAGGTGGTGCTCCAGTTCGTGGCGGCGGCGGAGGGCCCCGGGCGGTTCATCTCCGTGGCGCGCGACATCACCGAGCGCCAGCGCGCGGAGACGGCGCTGCGGCTGGCCAGCGACGCGAAGGATGCGTTCCTCGCGGCGGCGAGCCATGAGCTGCGCACGCCGCTGGCGGCGGCCAAGGGCCACGCGCACCTGGCGCTCTTGAAGCTGGGCGGCGAGACGGAAGCGGGCCCGGGCAAGTCGCTGAAAATCATCAACCGGCAGATCGACCGGATGGCCAAGCTGGTGGAGGACCTGCTGGACATCAGCCGGTTGCAGGCGGGCCGGTTGTCGCTGGAGCTGGAGACGTTCGACCTGGGCCAACTGGTGCAGGAGACGCGCGACCGGATGGCGGTGCTGTCACAGGGCCACGAAATCCAGGTGGAGACACCCGAGCACCTGGAGGGGACGTGGGACCGGGGACGGCTGGACCAGGTGCTGACCAACCTGTTGTCCAACGCCATCCGCTACTCACCCGAGGGTGGGACGGTGCTGGTGCGCCTGAGCCGCGAGGGGAAGGAAGGCGTGCACCTGTCCGTGAAGGACAGCGGCGTGGGGATTCCCAAGGACAAGCAGGCGCTCATCTTCGAGCGCTTCGGCCGCGCGCACGGCAGCAAGTACGGCGGACTGGGCCTGGGGCTCACCATCAGCCAGGGCATCGTCGAGCAGCACGGCGGCCGCATCTGGGTGGAGTCTCCCGGTGTGCCCGGCCAGGGCTCCACGTTCAACGTGTGGCTGCCCCGGGAGACGGAGCCGTCGAGTGTCAGCGTGCACCACGCGCACGGCACTCGCACCGCGAGCTGACCCCCGTGAGGGGCGCGGGCTTCAGAGGTTGAAGCCCACGTTGCCCACGGAAATGCTCGGTCCGAAGATGAAGGACCAGCGGCTGGATGGGACGACGGAACCGTCGGAGCGGCGGGTGATGTCGTCGCGGAACTCGCGCGCCACCCACGCCTGGGCGCCCACCGCGGCGCCGGGGCCGATGGGCACTCGCAAGCTCAGGCCCATCACCACCGCGAGCGTCGGCGGGAATTCGATGTCTCCGGACTGCGGGATGAGGCCCATGCCCATCAGCCCCATCTCGATGCCGAGCAGCCGCTCCTGGCCCTCGTTGTTGAGCAGCGCCAGGCGCGACACCACGCCGAAGTTGAGGATGAGCTGCCCGCTGGGCTCCGTGGCGCGGTAGAGGCCCGCGGGAATCGTCGCCGTCGTGTAGAGGCGGAAGCGCCCTCCGCTGACGATGGCCGTCCACTGCGCGGACGGCAGGCCCGAGCGGTCCGAGGTGCTCAGCGCGTAGCGCGACTCGTCCGCGACGAGGGAGACCTGGACGAGGATGCGGTCGTACTGGCCCAGTTGTCCCGGGACGGGGATGACGCGCGCCTCGCCCTGGGGCCGCAGCAACATGCGCTGCTCCACGCGGCTCTCGCTCCGCGCCGAACCATCCGGCTTGGTGACGTCAATGCGCAGGACGATTTCCTGCGTGCCCTGCTCGGGCTTGAGCCGCTCGCGATGGATGATGACCCGGCACGAGTTGCGCATCGCATAGGCGACGCGGTGCGGACGGCTGGGCTCCAGCACCTGGTCCTTGCCCTCCTTGTCCGCGCACACCAGCTCCACCACGTTCTCCACGCGGATGGGCACGCTGGCCTCGCGCACCGAGCGCTGCACCCGCTCGTTGACGATGAACAGGTCCGTCGTCGCCAGCTCTCCGGGCAGCGTGGGGAGCTGGTAGCCGAAGCGCAGCGCCACGAAGCCGCCCGCGGTGGGCTCGCCCTGGATGTACGTGGTGCCGTCGCGCGTGGTGACGCTATAGGCCCCCGCCACGGGTCGGGGCACGAAGCGGCCCTGCTCTCCACTGGAGGCCACGTGCAGCTCCGCGGGGCGGTTGATGGGGATGAAGTCGATGGCGCCTTCACTCGCCAGCTCCAGCGACGCGCGGGGCACCGGCAGGGGCAGCGTCTTCGTCGTGTCCGACGCGACGACGGAGCCCTCGACGCGGGAGGTCTGCGCGCTCACGGTGACTTGCTGCTCGGAGGTGCCGCCGGTGCGCAGCAGCAC is part of the Myxococcus landrumus genome and encodes:
- a CDS encoding hybrid sensor histidine kinase/response regulator; translated protein: MTPSEHNSAERPLEGASRPRASILMVDDHPSNLLALEAILEPLGQELVKATSGEEALKFLLQRDFAVILMDVQMPGLDGFQTATLIKQRERTRTIPIIFLTALSRDAAHIFKGYAHGAVDYLLKPFDPEILRSKVSVFVDLFLKEQQIQRQAALLRQRDREALERQSELRYRRLTESLPEMMWAARADGSFTYANRAGRDYTGIHEEQPLSLSTFLEFVHPADQEEMRMAWELAVRSSQRVEREFRLRRFDGVYRWHLARAVPERDETGHVVGWIAIATDIDDKRRAEEALGRFKMTLDATLDCVLMFSPDSLTLTYANAGAAKQLASSTDELVGLSVLEVESAFDEAGFRKLLAPLVSGTLPSQTYSTTHRRRDGTEVPVEVVLQFVAAAEGPGRFISVARDITERQRAETALRLASDAKDAFLAAASHELRTPLAAAKGHAHLALLKLGGETEAGPGKSLKIINRQIDRMAKLVEDLLDISRLQAGRLSLELETFDLGQLVQETRDRMAVLSQGHEIQVETPEHLEGTWDRGRLDQVLTNLLSNAIRYSPEGGTVLVRLSREGKEGVHLSVKDSGVGIPKDKQALIFERFGRAHGSKYGGLGLGLTISQGIVEQHGGRIWVESPGVPGQGSTFNVWLPRETEPSSVSVHHAHGTRTAS